The following are encoded in a window of Rubellicoccus peritrichatus genomic DNA:
- a CDS encoding type II secretion system protein, translating to MKPKPTGNVFRGFTLVEILVTLSIVLLLAAILIPITSSVRSKAWKVEATTRMRSIHQAIMLSQIDEHGRFPLMKNYDWDGPVNPAGDLVAANYPYMQEKLAPYLNLYQTNASEIQEIFRNPIVESNETPAWLHEPGHTHFRYNVMTAPGNYMVDDNKAIVVFDVAWPDWPSTDFPYQDGGEAYMNVVLGSGTVSPLTYDEYIALHNDGESVDSPFFTNGWAP from the coding sequence ATGAAGCCTAAGCCGACAGGAAACGTATTCCGCGGATTCACACTAGTCGAAATCCTGGTGACTCTCAGTATCGTGCTACTTCTGGCGGCGATCCTCATCCCCATTACCTCCAGTGTCAGGTCAAAGGCATGGAAAGTCGAAGCAACGACACGTATGCGCTCCATCCATCAGGCTATCATGTTGAGCCAGATAGATGAACATGGTCGCTTCCCCCTGATGAAAAACTACGACTGGGATGGCCCGGTTAATCCTGCCGGTGATCTGGTTGCCGCCAATTATCCCTACATGCAGGAAAAACTCGCGCCATACCTCAACCTTTACCAAACAAACGCGTCGGAGATTCAGGAAATTTTCCGCAATCCCATTGTAGAATCAAACGAAACTCCCGCCTGGCTGCATGAGCCGGGGCATACGCATTTCCGATACAACGTCATGACCGCGCCAGGCAACTACATGGTCGATGACAACAAAGCCATCGTCGTATTTGATGTCGCCTGGCCCGACTGGCCTTCAACTGATTTCCCTTATCAGGATGGTGGCGAGGCCTACATGAATGTCGTTTTGGGCAGTGGGACGGTAAGTCCACTGACCTACGATGAATACATCGCACTTCACAACGATGGTGAATCAGTTGATAGCCCTTTCTTCACCAACGGTTGGGCGCCTTGA
- a CDS encoding LacI family DNA-binding transcriptional regulator, protein MEDIARECGVSKMTISRVLNGKKNGVSDSKRDEILAVADRMKYRTNRLAKSFFSNRSGFIGLALPFEGLLGSYYFARLVSGIQDALKDSEWELALFDTLSESFDDGQKLASLYLEKRVDGLIAIAPHYDDKFVESITEEEIPILVAGEPALDDAVLTVNLDDEAGIEILFDHLRKKGHKDIGFISGPDNVLSAQTREAAYRMLMSRHRLLVKNEWIIKAAYSREEARNKSLKFLTRKELPTAMIAANDSMALGFLDAAIIRGIKVPDAISIVGFDDLQESASSYPKLTTVHQPIRRLGCEATRTLINWINNGQRPEPLPGIPAKLVIRQSVRDLS, encoded by the coding sequence ATGGAAGACATCGCGCGTGAGTGCGGTGTTTCGAAAATGACGATATCCCGGGTTCTCAACGGCAAGAAAAACGGGGTCAGCGATAGCAAGCGCGATGAAATCCTGGCCGTTGCGGATCGGATGAAATACCGGACAAACCGTCTGGCCAAAAGCTTCTTCTCCAATCGCTCAGGCTTCATTGGCCTTGCTTTGCCTTTCGAAGGATTGCTTGGCTCATACTATTTCGCGCGTCTTGTCTCTGGCATCCAAGATGCGCTCAAAGACTCCGAATGGGAACTGGCTCTTTTTGATACACTATCAGAATCATTTGATGACGGCCAGAAGCTCGCTTCACTTTATCTCGAAAAACGCGTCGATGGGCTGATTGCAATTGCTCCTCATTACGACGACAAATTTGTCGAGAGCATCACAGAAGAGGAAATTCCGATTCTGGTTGCGGGTGAACCTGCTCTTGATGATGCAGTCCTCACCGTCAATCTCGACGACGAAGCCGGAATAGAAATCCTCTTCGACCATCTCCGCAAAAAAGGCCACAAGGACATTGGCTTCATCAGCGGTCCGGACAATGTGCTGTCAGCCCAAACCCGTGAGGCTGCCTATCGCATGCTGATGTCGCGCCATCGACTCCTCGTCAAAAATGAATGGATAATCAAGGCTGCCTATAGTCGGGAGGAAGCGCGTAACAAGAGCCTCAAATTCCTGACTCGCAAAGAACTGCCAACTGCCATGATCGCAGCAAATGATTCCATGGCATTGGGATTTTTGGATGCAGCGATTATACGCGGGATCAAGGTTCCCGATGCAATTTCGATCGTGGGCTTTGATGACTTGCAGGAATCAGCAAGCTCTTACCCCAAGCTCACCACGGTTCACCAGCCGATCAGACGACTCGGATGCGAAGCGACGCGTACGCTAATAAACTGGATTAATAACGGCCAGCGCCCCGAGCCCTTACCAGGCATCCCGGCAAAGCTAGTCATTCGCCAATCTGTTCGTGACCTTTCATAA